From Denitrovibrio acetiphilus DSM 12809, the proteins below share one genomic window:
- a CDS encoding threonine aldolase family protein, protein MNEAFMSDNTAPVDFRILRVLEEANTGFEKPYGYDKWTNEAKLLIRSEFGADAEFYPVMNGTGANVISLASVLSPFQAVICAESAHINVDECGAPERFLGSKLISVRTELGKLAPEDITPLLHSEGFEHHVQPYVISISQVTETGLAYSPQEVSALSKFASEHNLLLHIDGSRLANAAVHLGCSMGEAVKGADLVSFGGTKNGMLMGEAVLLLNPEIGQNIKYYRKQGMQLFSKMRYLSAQFIPYLRDGIWRENAVQANSMAAKLASGFVKAGLKLAYPVNSNGVFVYLPDSLISKIERNFGFYVWDEETGLCRFMCSFATTEQDVNSLLNLV, encoded by the coding sequence ATGAATGAAGCATTTATGAGTGACAATACCGCTCCTGTTGATTTCAGGATCCTGAGAGTTCTTGAAGAAGCAAACACAGGTTTTGAAAAGCCGTATGGTTATGATAAGTGGACAAATGAGGCAAAGCTGCTTATCAGGTCGGAGTTTGGAGCGGATGCGGAATTTTATCCCGTTATGAACGGTACGGGTGCAAATGTTATTTCGCTGGCTTCGGTGCTCTCTCCTTTTCAGGCAGTCATCTGTGCTGAATCTGCACATATTAATGTCGATGAGTGCGGTGCTCCTGAACGTTTTCTCGGCAGTAAACTGATTAGTGTTAGGACTGAGTTAGGAAAGCTTGCTCCAGAGGATATAACACCTCTGCTGCATTCTGAAGGGTTCGAGCATCATGTTCAGCCGTATGTTATTTCTATTTCACAGGTAACGGAGACAGGGCTTGCCTATTCCCCGCAGGAGGTATCAGCTCTTAGTAAATTTGCATCCGAACATAACTTACTTCTTCACATAGACGGCTCAAGGCTCGCTAATGCTGCAGTACACCTTGGCTGTTCAATGGGGGAAGCTGTTAAAGGGGCAGACCTGGTATCATTTGGCGGAACCAAAAACGGTATGCTTATGGGAGAAGCAGTGTTACTGCTGAACCCTGAAATAGGTCAGAATATAAAATATTACCGCAAGCAGGGGATGCAGCTTTTCTCCAAAATGCGCTATTTGTCCGCCCAGTTCATCCCGTATCTGCGTGATGGCATATGGCGTGAAAATGCCGTACAAGCAAACAGTATGGCAGCAAAGCTTGCTTCCGGATTTGTGAAAGCAGGACTGAAGCTGGCTTATCCTGTTAACAGTAACGGCGTTTTTGTTTATTTGCCGGACAGCCTTATAAGCAAAATTGAAAGAAACTTTGGCTTTTATGTGTGGGACGAAGAGACAGGATTATGCAGATTTATGTGTTCGTTTGCCACAACAGAGCAGGATGTTAATTCGCTTTTGAACTTGGTTTAG